In Rhodopirellula islandica, one DNA window encodes the following:
- a CDS encoding DUF1553 domain-containing protein, protein MRDQAGPRPPEFPEMAANNTAVKLDAGAYLSVSDPGPKSDFDFQNGDAITLEAWVNPSNIRDGQPQYIMGKGRTGSPKFARDNQNWAFRIMGKEGEARVNFLFATKLTGTGQHWHRWTSKAGFPVSTGWHHIAVTYEFGKPETIRGWVNGQPTDGAWDMGGATKETPVVDDDEVRIGERFSGMLDAVAIHRTVLDDKILAARFNRVGKERVVRLAPEVMPDVGEIPEGQVLFQISENMPAGNRWLYESESWPSETTRWWGDSFLLSRIPVRYDDWGIRSSWNAPMLLRIAGDVELPTGKHRFLMRDRSLGRLWIDGQVVARTKTVRSRSGNLEPIVPVPDPLVSNARLLPFPQQEAFTEFEIKSDSSDDTKRVRVVLELLVGGNGDRTESGEVCVAMQPSSEGPLYVLKPDASSPLEFTDAVVEPKLRQFEATLVAFENVTRREAAQSQEAFWEERHQVAKKAVQEKLSQRESAEGHPVDQFVADKIARALDQAAQNDEATTEHFHRDVLPILSEQCFRCHGEKAQGGLRLNSREHALSMGDSEMAAVVPGDPDASEMMVRIHSGDMPPTETGLSDEEIATLEKWIEGGAIWPHPPIPSEAIADAPVSDDAAFLRRVYLDTVGTVPTEAEAREFLDCDDPGKRADLIDQLLHDQRYADNWVSLWLDLLAENPTLLNQSLNSTGPFRWFLYESLRDGKPLDQMVTELILMRGSPGDGGSAGFGLAGENDSPMAAKGHIVASAFLGIELQCARCHDSPYHSTLQEDLYSLAAMLSRKQLTPPKTSRVPDAFFEGIGRESLIQVTLKPGQQVQPKWPFASFTGVEDGPHIDALVRNPKDSRERLAALVTSPQNHRFPQVVVNHLWNRVMGAGIVQPVNDWEGKTPSHPELLAWLANELVANNYDVRHVLKLIMTSETYQREAIGQNQLVSAEQRFFNAPDPRRLTAEQVVDSLFTATGSEMDTGELTFTHDGAEPMSRRLSLGFPDRAWMFAGLNNERDRPSLALPRAQPIADVLEAFGWTGTRQQPIVDRESEPNLLQPGILANGTLSMTLTRAAHQSELACLAMDAKSPETLLDSLFLRFFARYPDAQEKLDLLPVLASGFKEREMPADQVQPPPVDRPLPVSTWTNHLVPEANEIQNEWQRRIIRGPAPAPQLRPEWREVYEDVVWSLVNDRQFVWIP, encoded by the coding sequence ATGCGTGATCAGGCCGGCCCTCGCCCTCCTGAATTCCCTGAGATGGCAGCCAACAACACCGCCGTCAAACTCGATGCCGGAGCGTATCTGTCGGTTTCGGATCCCGGGCCCAAAAGCGATTTCGACTTCCAGAACGGGGACGCAATCACACTGGAAGCCTGGGTCAACCCAAGCAACATTCGCGACGGTCAGCCACAATACATCATGGGAAAAGGCCGCACAGGTTCGCCAAAATTTGCTCGCGACAACCAGAACTGGGCGTTTCGAATCATGGGCAAGGAGGGCGAGGCGCGTGTCAATTTTCTGTTTGCGACCAAGCTGACCGGCACGGGCCAGCACTGGCATCGCTGGACATCCAAGGCAGGTTTTCCGGTTTCCACGGGATGGCACCATATCGCCGTCACCTATGAATTTGGAAAACCAGAAACGATCCGCGGTTGGGTCAATGGGCAGCCGACCGATGGCGCCTGGGACATGGGCGGAGCGACCAAAGAAACGCCTGTGGTGGATGATGACGAAGTGCGCATCGGCGAACGCTTCTCGGGAATGTTGGACGCGGTCGCGATCCACCGCACCGTTCTGGACGACAAGATATTGGCCGCCCGTTTCAACCGCGTGGGAAAAGAACGCGTTGTGAGACTGGCCCCTGAAGTGATGCCCGACGTCGGAGAGATCCCTGAAGGTCAGGTTTTGTTTCAGATCAGTGAAAACATGCCCGCGGGGAATCGTTGGTTGTATGAAAGCGAATCGTGGCCAAGCGAGACGACTCGCTGGTGGGGCGATTCGTTTTTGCTATCTCGAATTCCGGTTCGATACGATGACTGGGGGATTCGCTCGAGTTGGAACGCACCCATGTTGCTTCGCATCGCAGGCGACGTCGAACTTCCCACCGGTAAACACCGCTTCCTGATGCGCGATCGTTCGCTTGGTCGATTGTGGATTGACGGCCAAGTGGTCGCTCGCACCAAAACCGTTCGCAGTCGCAGTGGGAATTTGGAACCAATCGTGCCGGTCCCGGATCCGTTGGTCTCCAATGCTCGACTGCTGCCGTTCCCGCAACAGGAAGCGTTCACGGAATTTGAAATCAAGTCGGATTCTTCGGACGACACAAAACGTGTGCGGGTCGTCCTGGAACTGCTGGTTGGTGGCAACGGTGATCGAACGGAATCGGGCGAGGTTTGCGTGGCGATGCAGCCATCCAGTGAAGGACCGCTGTACGTGTTGAAGCCAGATGCTTCCTCCCCTCTGGAGTTCACCGATGCTGTGGTGGAACCGAAACTCCGTCAGTTCGAAGCCACGCTGGTCGCTTTTGAAAATGTCACCCGGCGCGAAGCTGCCCAATCACAAGAAGCGTTTTGGGAAGAACGACACCAAGTCGCTAAGAAGGCTGTCCAAGAAAAACTGTCTCAACGAGAGAGTGCCGAAGGGCATCCCGTCGATCAATTCGTCGCTGACAAAATCGCTCGTGCACTCGACCAAGCAGCACAGAACGATGAGGCGACGACCGAGCACTTTCATCGCGATGTTCTGCCAATCCTTTCTGAGCAGTGTTTCCGTTGTCATGGCGAAAAGGCACAGGGCGGTTTGCGTTTGAATTCTCGCGAGCATGCACTCTCGATGGGCGATTCGGAAATGGCCGCGGTTGTTCCGGGCGACCCAGACGCCAGTGAGATGATGGTGCGGATCCACTCCGGCGACATGCCGCCAACCGAAACAGGTTTGTCTGACGAGGAGATTGCGACGTTGGAGAAATGGATCGAAGGCGGAGCTATTTGGCCCCATCCTCCGATCCCTTCCGAAGCAATCGCTGACGCTCCCGTGAGTGACGACGCTGCGTTCTTGCGACGTGTTTATCTCGACACGGTCGGAACCGTTCCGACCGAAGCGGAGGCTCGCGAATTTTTGGATTGCGATGATCCTGGGAAGCGAGCGGATTTGATCGATCAACTCTTGCACGACCAGCGTTACGCTGACAACTGGGTGAGTTTGTGGCTGGATTTGCTGGCCGAGAATCCCACGCTTTTGAACCAGTCACTCAACTCAACCGGACCGTTTCGTTGGTTCTTGTATGAGTCACTGCGAGATGGCAAACCGCTGGATCAAATGGTGACCGAGTTGATCTTGATGCGAGGGAGTCCGGGTGACGGAGGCAGCGCAGGCTTTGGGTTGGCGGGCGAGAACGATTCGCCGATGGCTGCGAAAGGTCACATTGTCGCGTCCGCTTTTCTCGGCATCGAACTGCAATGTGCTCGCTGTCATGACTCACCGTATCACAGCACCTTGCAGGAAGACTTGTATTCGTTGGCCGCGATGCTGAGTCGCAAACAGCTCACACCGCCGAAAACGAGCCGTGTGCCTGATGCATTCTTTGAAGGCATTGGCCGTGAGTCATTGATTCAGGTGACCTTAAAACCAGGTCAACAGGTTCAACCGAAATGGCCCTTCGCCTCGTTCACCGGGGTGGAAGATGGTCCGCATATCGACGCTCTCGTTCGCAACCCGAAAGACTCACGCGAACGTTTGGCGGCGTTGGTGACTTCTCCGCAGAATCACCGTTTTCCTCAGGTGGTCGTCAACCATCTTTGGAATCGCGTGATGGGGGCTGGGATCGTTCAACCGGTCAATGATTGGGAAGGCAAAACGCCCAGCCATCCGGAACTGCTGGCTTGGTTGGCAAATGAATTGGTTGCCAACAACTATGATGTGCGGCATGTCTTGAAGTTGATCATGACGTCCGAGACCTATCAGCGGGAAGCCATTGGTCAGAACCAACTGGTCTCGGCGGAACAACGATTCTTCAACGCTCCTGACCCAAGACGATTGACGGCGGAACAGGTCGTTGACTCATTGTTCACAGCAACCGGCAGTGAAATGGATACCGGAGAGTTGACATTCACTCATGATGGAGCGGAACCCATGTCGCGGCGATTGTCGCTTGGCTTCCCCGATCGAGCCTGGATGTTTGCTGGCTTGAATAACGAACGTGACCGACCCAGTCTCGCGTTGCCACGTGCTCAGCCCATCGCCGATGTTCTGGAGGCGTTTGGGTGGACCGGGACAAGACAACAACCGATTGTCGATCGTGAATCCGAACCCAACCTGCTGCAACCTGGCATTCTGGCCAACGGCACGTTGTCGATGACTCTGACACGAGCGGCTCATCAGAGTGAGCTGGCGTGCTTGGCAATGGATGCGAAATCGCCCGAAACATTATTGGATTCGTTGTTCCTTCGATTCTTCGCTCGCTATCCAGACGCACAAGAGAAGTTGGATCTCTTGCCGGTGTTGGCGTCTGGATTCAAGGAACGCGAAATGCCAGCTGACCAAGTGCAGCCACCGCCGGTGGATCGCCCGTTGCCAGTCTCCACCTGGACGAATCACTTGGTTCCCGAAGCGAACGAAATCCAAAACGAATGGCAACGCCGAATCATTCGTGGCCCCGCCCCGGCGCCACAACTCCGGCCAGAGTGGCGGGAGGTCTATGAAGATGTCGTTTGGAGTCTGGTCAACGATCGTCAGTTTGTCTGGATCCCCTGA
- a CDS encoding DUF1501 domain-containing protein → MSIDQASRELVSRREMLLQGGGGFGALALAGLLQNDEAKAATPTAESPLASKLTHHPGKAKSVIFLFMDGGPSHLDTFDPKPDLDKLAGKPIPESFGRVITAMGEFDSPIMPTQRKWKQHGEGGLWISDWLPHTAKMADELAVIRSCWTNGINHSGGICQMNTGTQFAGRPSLGSWVTYGLGTENENLPAFVVMQEGKGRVINGARNWGAGFMPAVYQGTTMQREGPAFSNLVPPQHVMPAQQRKELDFLSQLNRRHAESRQDNTDLDARIRSFELAFKMQAHAPEAVDLSQETAETQKMYGMDDKKTEAYGRNLLMARRLVERGVRFVQCYHGAGSKWDAHSDMEGNHTRMCGGMDLPVAGLLRDLKQRGLLEQTLVVWGGEFGRTPMSEKGDGRDHNPTGFTMWMAGGGVNGGRAYGTTDALGLHAVEDRLHVHDIHSTILHLMGVDHKKLVYMHKGRPERIDQNEGRAYTEIAST, encoded by the coding sequence ATGTCGATTGATCAAGCGAGCCGTGAACTTGTTTCTCGTCGAGAAATGCTGTTGCAGGGAGGAGGGGGTTTTGGGGCTTTGGCTTTGGCTGGTTTGTTGCAAAACGACGAGGCAAAGGCTGCCACCCCGACTGCGGAATCACCGCTGGCTTCCAAGTTGACTCATCATCCCGGAAAAGCGAAGAGCGTGATCTTCCTGTTCATGGATGGTGGTCCAAGCCATCTGGACACCTTTGATCCCAAACCCGATCTCGACAAGTTGGCCGGGAAGCCGATCCCAGAAAGCTTTGGCCGTGTGATCACCGCGATGGGTGAATTTGACTCTCCCATCATGCCGACGCAGCGAAAGTGGAAACAGCATGGGGAAGGTGGGCTGTGGATCTCCGATTGGCTGCCTCATACCGCGAAGATGGCCGACGAATTGGCTGTGATTCGCTCGTGTTGGACCAATGGGATCAACCACTCCGGCGGCATCTGTCAGATGAACACGGGGACTCAGTTCGCCGGTCGACCATCGCTGGGCAGCTGGGTGACGTATGGTCTTGGCACGGAAAACGAAAACCTGCCGGCCTTTGTCGTGATGCAGGAAGGCAAAGGTCGTGTGATCAATGGCGCTCGAAACTGGGGAGCCGGATTCATGCCGGCTGTCTATCAAGGAACCACGATGCAGCGAGAAGGGCCTGCCTTCTCAAATCTGGTTCCACCACAGCATGTCATGCCGGCTCAGCAGCGAAAGGAACTCGATTTCCTTTCGCAACTGAATCGACGGCATGCCGAATCGCGGCAGGACAACACGGATCTCGACGCCCGCATCCGCAGTTTTGAACTCGCATTCAAAATGCAGGCGCATGCTCCCGAGGCCGTGGATCTGTCTCAAGAGACGGCCGAGACCCAAAAAATGTACGGCATGGATGATAAGAAAACAGAAGCGTATGGACGCAATCTGTTGATGGCACGTCGTTTAGTTGAACGAGGCGTTCGATTTGTGCAGTGCTACCACGGCGCGGGTAGTAAATGGGATGCCCACTCGGACATGGAAGGGAACCACACCAGGATGTGTGGAGGCATGGATTTGCCGGTCGCAGGATTGCTGCGAGATCTCAAGCAACGAGGATTGCTGGAACAGACGTTGGTCGTTTGGGGAGGCGAGTTCGGTCGAACTCCGATGAGCGAAAAAGGTGACGGTCGTGACCACAACCCAACTGGATTCACCATGTGGATGGCCGGTGGTGGAGTCAACGGTGGGCGAGCCTACGGAACGACGGACGCCTTGGGGCTGCATGCGGTCGAAGATCGCCTGCATGTTCACGACATTCATTCCACCATCCTGCATCTGATGGGCGTGGACCATAAGAAGCTGGTTTACATGCACAAGGGCCGCCCCGAACGGATCGATCAAAACGAAGGCCGGGCGTACACGGAGATCGCATCCACATGA
- a CDS encoding DUF1553 domain-containing protein, with protein MQYSGQRPLRSTGNLMRLLSGLEWPTVVVAALLLACELPVAAGEPSVATRDQFEQHVRPMLLSSCIKCHDDNKQEGGLNLTTLEGLLRGGDTGPAIVPGNPDESLLLEALRYESFEMPPSGPLEDSMVEGIAAWVAAGADWPNGLQLKKISKIDEHDRDWWCFQPVGDPSVPEVDDKGWCRNEIDHFVFQRLAEDNVHPASEAERTKLARRVHFSLTGLPPDDETAWLLESEEGWYETLVEQLLDGSAYGENQARYWLDLVRYADSDGYNADHSRPEAHHYRDYVVRSFNEDKPYDRFVMEQLAGDEVDPGNKDALIGTMFLRHWIYEYNQRDVEGQWAQILNDVTETTADVFLAQGLKCARCHDHKFDPLLQRDYYALRSFFTPLLPREDQPIGDVETRAKHFEQQKVWEEATADIRQRLYEIERLVLLKKAGGQGFKMFTKELQSLAASRRHEITPYEYQIVSLMMRQLVLKPEELPKSLEEEQEAERQALLNQLAEFDHLKPEPLPTMKFVASDVGPVAPPTFIPDLNDDTPIEPAFPLVLEDEQPEIQPPHEALQSTGRRTALANWIACEDNPVTARVMVNRVWQQHFGRGLVENASDFGHLGTPPSHPELLDWLARRFMEDGWSLKKLHRLILTSATYRQSSERPMDDQLATLDPQNILLWRQNPRRLFGEEIHDCLMTASGEMGPGKRAIYKNVKRNALDPLLAVFDFPDRVESRGKRHRTTTSPQSLLMMNNPWMHDRSKNLLKNAGSMSLDSLVEEAYQRLYFRKPSPEELELASAFVESYEASVKIPEPPSLLASMPSGESAIQLNPKKPVSIQVPPIEELIDPDTTGDLTLEATVMLNSLYPDASVRTIITGWSGNNSQRGWSLGVTSTKSGYQPRNLILQLVGSRTDKDSKPEYEVIASNLRLELNRPYSIAVSIDLDDPSKEGITFYLKDLSKPDAEPEVAHVAHKARWKVQANRAIEIGGRSTHHRWDGLIQKVRLHQGALSQDDLFGEPRSSSQLLFDIGFTDVENLGQDQSGQQHHALVTDREMTSTSPAMQARIALMHALLCSNEVIYVD; from the coding sequence ATGCAATATTCCGGACAACGTCCTCTTCGATCGACTGGCAACTTGATGCGTCTGCTCTCTGGGTTGGAATGGCCAACCGTTGTTGTCGCAGCGTTGTTGCTGGCGTGTGAACTTCCCGTCGCTGCCGGGGAACCTTCGGTCGCAACGCGGGATCAGTTCGAACAACACGTTCGACCGATGCTGCTGTCCAGTTGCATCAAATGTCATGACGACAACAAACAGGAGGGTGGCCTGAACCTGACCACCCTGGAAGGTCTGTTGCGCGGAGGCGACACAGGGCCTGCAATCGTTCCCGGGAATCCTGATGAAAGCTTGCTGCTTGAGGCACTGCGTTACGAATCGTTCGAAATGCCTCCTAGCGGTCCGCTCGAAGATTCCATGGTGGAGGGCATTGCCGCCTGGGTGGCCGCTGGCGCTGACTGGCCGAACGGTTTGCAACTGAAAAAAATATCGAAGATCGACGAGCACGATCGTGACTGGTGGTGCTTTCAACCCGTGGGTGATCCGTCCGTTCCCGAAGTGGACGACAAGGGTTGGTGTCGCAACGAAATTGACCACTTTGTCTTTCAACGTTTAGCTGAAGACAACGTCCACCCTGCTTCAGAAGCCGAACGCACAAAGCTTGCCCGACGTGTTCACTTTTCGCTCACTGGATTGCCTCCTGACGATGAAACGGCATGGTTGCTAGAGAGTGAGGAGGGTTGGTACGAAACACTAGTCGAGCAGTTGTTGGACGGTTCTGCCTATGGCGAGAATCAGGCGAGGTACTGGTTGGACCTCGTTCGCTACGCCGATTCGGATGGTTACAACGCGGATCACTCTCGCCCAGAGGCCCACCATTACCGCGATTACGTGGTGCGTTCGTTCAACGAAGACAAACCGTATGATCGGTTTGTGATGGAGCAACTTGCCGGGGATGAAGTTGATCCAGGGAACAAGGATGCCCTGATCGGCACGATGTTCCTGCGACACTGGATTTACGAATACAACCAACGCGATGTCGAGGGGCAGTGGGCACAAATCCTCAACGACGTCACCGAAACGACCGCGGATGTGTTCCTTGCACAAGGTCTCAAGTGCGCTCGCTGCCACGATCACAAGTTTGATCCTTTGTTGCAGCGAGACTACTACGCTCTTCGATCGTTTTTTACACCACTGCTTCCTCGGGAAGATCAGCCAATTGGTGATGTTGAAACTCGCGCCAAGCACTTTGAACAACAAAAGGTTTGGGAAGAAGCGACCGCGGACATTCGCCAACGTCTGTACGAAATCGAAAGACTCGTGCTCCTCAAAAAAGCGGGAGGGCAGGGGTTCAAGATGTTCACCAAAGAACTGCAATCTCTCGCAGCCAGTCGACGTCACGAAATCACTCCTTACGAGTACCAGATTGTGTCGTTGATGATGCGGCAATTGGTGTTGAAGCCAGAGGAGCTTCCCAAGTCGTTGGAGGAGGAACAGGAAGCCGAGCGTCAAGCGTTACTGAACCAGTTGGCGGAATTCGATCACCTGAAACCAGAGCCGCTGCCAACGATGAAGTTCGTCGCCAGCGATGTCGGACCAGTGGCACCACCGACATTCATTCCTGATTTGAACGATGACACTCCCATTGAGCCAGCGTTCCCGCTCGTTCTGGAAGACGAACAACCCGAGATTCAACCTCCTCATGAAGCACTGCAATCAACCGGCCGACGAACTGCCTTGGCGAATTGGATTGCTTGCGAAGACAATCCTGTGACAGCCCGGGTGATGGTCAATCGCGTTTGGCAACAACACTTCGGGCGCGGGTTGGTGGAAAACGCCAGCGACTTTGGGCATCTCGGAACGCCTCCCTCGCACCCGGAACTGCTGGATTGGTTGGCCCGTCGCTTCATGGAGGACGGTTGGAGCTTGAAAAAGCTGCATCGACTGATTCTGACGTCAGCGACCTACCGTCAATCTTCCGAGCGGCCGATGGACGATCAACTGGCGACGCTTGACCCGCAGAACATCCTTCTTTGGCGGCAAAATCCTCGGCGACTGTTCGGGGAGGAAATTCATGATTGTCTGATGACGGCGAGTGGTGAAATGGGGCCAGGGAAACGAGCGATCTACAAGAATGTCAAACGCAACGCGTTGGACCCACTGTTGGCCGTGTTTGATTTTCCGGATCGCGTCGAGAGTCGCGGCAAACGGCATCGAACGACCACGTCGCCCCAATCCTTGCTGATGATGAACAACCCGTGGATGCACGATCGTTCCAAGAACTTGCTGAAGAACGCTGGTTCGATGAGCCTTGATTCGCTGGTGGAGGAAGCCTACCAGCGTCTCTACTTCCGAAAACCGAGTCCGGAAGAACTGGAATTGGCCTCCGCGTTCGTGGAGTCTTACGAAGCAAGTGTGAAGATCCCTGAACCACCGAGTTTGCTTGCATCGATGCCGAGCGGTGAATCCGCGATTCAGCTCAATCCGAAGAAACCAGTGTCCATTCAAGTGCCGCCGATTGAGGAGTTGATCGATCCGGACACCACGGGTGACTTGACCCTCGAAGCCACGGTGATGTTGAACTCGCTGTACCCCGACGCTTCCGTTCGAACGATCATCACAGGCTGGTCAGGCAACAACTCCCAACGCGGTTGGTCGCTCGGAGTGACCTCGACCAAGAGTGGGTATCAACCTCGCAATTTGATTCTGCAGTTGGTCGGTTCACGCACCGACAAGGACAGCAAACCAGAATACGAAGTCATCGCATCCAATCTCCGACTGGAACTGAATCGACCGTACTCCATCGCAGTGTCAATTGATCTGGACGATCCTTCCAAGGAAGGCATCACGTTTTATCTGAAGGACCTGTCGAAACCAGATGCCGAACCAGAAGTTGCTCATGTTGCTCACAAAGCTCGCTGGAAGGTGCAAGCCAATCGCGCGATTGAAATTGGTGGTCGTTCGACCCATCACCGGTGGGACGGGTTGATTCAAAAGGTTCGTTTGCATCAGGGAGCACTCAGCCAGGACGACTTGTTCGGCGAACCGCGGAGTTCGTCGCAGTTGCTGTTTGATATTGGGTTCACGGACGTCGAAAATCTGGGGCAAGATCAATCAGGGCAACAGCATCATGCCTTGGTGACCGATCGAGAAATGACCTCGACTTCTCCTGCGATGCAAGCACGCATTGCACTGATGCACGCACTCCTTTGCTCCAACGAGGTGATTTATGTCGATTGA
- a CDS encoding FecR domain-containing protein: MNDQERFADRWTDYLEGELDERGLEELHELLASDERFVQRAADLLQTHRLLGLVVADSLPQRDAFVRETLAQLPDSQDEFVAQVMSQVGAHPSNVEPADKTSPRSRPVASHFAVVVAALILVVGSLFVFRPQGQTPVTGNGMYPPVTTVGVRHARLASSSHAKFFGELSPPVNAVLPTYREYVLMSGLIEIVFPTGASAILEGPAVFHISSDESLDLSVGRCSVHVPQGAEGFHVNTPVTRVVDRGTRFSVNVGEMSETEVQVIEGAADIYEVEGGVESSDSGSHDASELLERLAGGEAKKYVSAGLVATERVPFQTTSYRSQLPDRVVSYETTLAVDGGAEHLTSVTVQRGGKVNRLPVDSLIPARLTWFQATEPRPFLCGDATYPASRLEALLDESLVTGVINPDGSVDPLTTDPVLEGDSGTPGMAIRFDQPVVNGPGADVLVFDLQTFGNPLDGDAFHVSPLKFREGLKSYTIRKYDLTMESPEAKVLTDFHVHFFAEPAKSLAELDSLKMTPQQQSNKFRGLAVGIDLSDLGYASGETIEGLFIQDALDDNHFVDPVFIAGLPEEE; encoded by the coding sequence GTGAACGACCAGGAACGTTTTGCTGACAGGTGGACCGACTACCTCGAAGGTGAGTTGGACGAACGTGGACTGGAAGAGCTGCACGAATTGCTCGCCAGTGACGAACGGTTTGTGCAGCGTGCCGCCGATTTGTTGCAAACACATCGATTGCTTGGCTTGGTGGTGGCGGACTCGCTGCCGCAACGGGATGCGTTTGTCCGTGAGACGCTCGCGCAGTTGCCGGATAGTCAGGATGAGTTTGTCGCTCAGGTGATGTCGCAGGTGGGTGCTCATCCAAGCAACGTGGAACCGGCCGACAAGACATCGCCAAGGAGCCGTCCGGTTGCCTCTCACTTTGCTGTGGTGGTGGCGGCGTTGATCCTTGTTGTTGGCTCGTTGTTTGTCTTCCGGCCGCAGGGGCAGACTCCCGTGACAGGGAATGGGATGTATCCGCCTGTCACCACGGTGGGCGTGCGTCACGCTCGGTTGGCCAGCAGTTCGCATGCGAAGTTCTTTGGTGAGCTTTCTCCCCCAGTCAATGCGGTGCTCCCGACGTATCGAGAATACGTTCTGATGAGCGGTCTCATTGAAATTGTGTTTCCGACCGGTGCCTCGGCCATTTTGGAAGGACCAGCGGTCTTTCATATTTCATCCGACGAGAGCTTGGATCTGAGTGTTGGTCGCTGTTCGGTCCATGTGCCCCAAGGAGCAGAAGGTTTTCACGTCAACACGCCAGTCACCCGGGTGGTGGATCGAGGGACTCGATTTTCGGTGAACGTCGGCGAAATGAGTGAGACGGAAGTGCAAGTGATCGAAGGCGCAGCCGATATCTACGAGGTTGAGGGAGGTGTCGAGTCTTCCGATTCAGGTTCACACGATGCCAGCGAATTGCTGGAACGATTGGCGGGCGGAGAAGCAAAGAAATACGTGTCCGCAGGTCTGGTTGCGACGGAGCGCGTGCCATTTCAGACGACTTCCTACCGTAGCCAATTGCCCGACCGTGTCGTTTCTTATGAGACAACCCTTGCGGTGGACGGAGGAGCCGAACACCTGACCAGCGTGACCGTCCAACGGGGTGGCAAAGTGAATCGGTTGCCGGTGGACTCACTGATTCCTGCTCGACTGACTTGGTTCCAAGCGACCGAGCCACGGCCGTTTTTGTGTGGTGATGCAACGTACCCAGCGTCCCGATTGGAAGCATTGCTGGACGAAAGTCTCGTCACGGGAGTGATCAATCCCGATGGGAGTGTGGATCCACTGACAACCGATCCCGTTCTCGAAGGTGACTCCGGGACGCCCGGGATGGCGATTCGTTTCGACCAACCGGTCGTGAATGGTCCCGGAGCCGATGTGTTGGTTTTCGATCTGCAGACGTTCGGCAATCCGCTTGATGGCGACGCATTTCACGTCAGCCCGCTGAAGTTTCGCGAAGGGCTCAAGTCCTACACGATTCGAAAGTATGACCTGACGATGGAATCGCCCGAAGCAAAAGTGTTGACAGATTTCCATGTCCACTTTTTTGCGGAACCTGCGAAGTCACTTGCGGAACTCGATTCGCTTAAGATGACACCGCAACAACAAAGCAATAAGTTTCGTGGTCTGGCCGTTGGGATTGATCTCTCTGACTTGGGATACGCAAGCGGTGAGACAATCGAAGGACTCTTTATTCAGGACGCGCTCGACGACAATCACTTTGTCGATCCTGTCTTCATCGCTGGCCTGCCAGAGGAAGAATGA
- a CDS encoding sigma-70 family RNA polymerase sigma factor produces MNSFPDDRRVTDALRRVLRGETAEFEVVLRRYERSLRAWLAAHVPMGIDVDEIAQRSFVAAFSRLEEFELGTDFGAWLFTIARYQLMTEKTRLRRIADYHARYGPELLQRELDRRCQQSPEIWSTKIEHLERCVETLGEHLGRFLKWRYDEEIPLQEMADRSGRSVPAVKKQLWKIRGKLQECMDARLASEGGSS; encoded by the coding sequence ATGAACTCTTTCCCCGACGATCGGCGAGTGACAGATGCTTTGCGACGTGTTTTACGTGGCGAGACAGCTGAATTCGAGGTCGTTCTGCGCCGGTATGAGCGGTCCTTGCGGGCTTGGCTCGCGGCGCACGTGCCGATGGGAATCGACGTGGATGAAATCGCCCAACGCAGCTTTGTGGCGGCGTTTTCTCGCTTGGAAGAGTTCGAATTGGGGACTGATTTTGGGGCCTGGTTGTTCACCATTGCCCGCTACCAGCTGATGACAGAGAAGACGCGATTGCGACGAATCGCGGATTATCACGCTCGCTATGGACCGGAGTTGTTGCAGCGAGAACTGGATCGCCGTTGCCAACAGTCCCCCGAGATTTGGTCGACAAAAATCGAACATTTAGAGCGGTGCGTGGAAACGTTGGGTGAACACCTTGGTCGCTTTTTAAAGTGGCGCTACGACGAAGAAATCCCGCTTCAGGAAATGGCCGATCGCAGCGGACGGTCCGTGCCCGCGGTGAAGAAACAACTCTGGAAGATCCGGGGAAAGTTGCAAGAGTGCATGGATGCAAGGCTCGCGAGCGAAGGAGGTTCGTCGTGA